A genomic region of Aureimonas populi contains the following coding sequences:
- a CDS encoding SDR family NAD(P)-dependent oxidoreductase → MPPGETAPVILISGANRGIGAAVAREMRARGWRLSLGARDIAALEALFGPQGEDLAFHRFDALDPASAQAWVAGTADRFGRIDALVNNAGSNEKVKITDDNDAALDRLWAVNVKAPLRLTRLCLPYLEATGRGRIVNVASLSGKRVRNEWVGYNMTKFALMGLTHTTRHVAWEKGVRATAICPSFVRTDMTRNVTKVSRDEMIPPETMAELIRTVIELPNSAAMAEMLVNCRLEDML, encoded by the coding sequence ATGCCTCCCGGCGAGACTGCTCCAGTCATCCTGATTTCCGGCGCGAACCGCGGCATCGGCGCTGCCGTGGCGCGCGAGATGCGCGCCCGCGGCTGGCGCCTCAGTCTCGGCGCCAGGGATATCGCCGCGCTCGAAGCGCTCTTCGGACCGCAGGGCGAGGATCTGGCCTTTCACCGGTTCGATGCGCTCGACCCCGCATCGGCGCAGGCCTGGGTCGCGGGCACGGCCGACCGCTTCGGGCGGATCGACGCATTGGTCAACAATGCCGGATCGAACGAGAAGGTGAAGATCACCGACGACAACGATGCCGCTCTGGACCGCCTCTGGGCGGTCAACGTCAAGGCGCCGCTGCGGCTGACGCGCCTGTGCCTGCCGTATCTGGAGGCGACCGGTCGTGGCCGGATCGTCAACGTGGCCTCACTGTCCGGCAAACGCGTGCGCAACGAATGGGTCGGCTACAACATGACCAAATTCGCGCTGATGGGCCTGACCCACACCACCCGTCATGTCGCCTGGGAAAAAGGCGTGCGGGCCACCGCCATCTGCCCGAGCTTCGTGCGCACCGACATGACGCGCAACGTGACCAAGGTCTCCCGCGACGAGATGATCCCGCCGGAGACCATGGCCGAGTTGATCCGCACGGTGATCGAACTGCCGAACAGCGCCGCGATGGCCGAGATGCTGGTCAATTGCCGTCTGGAGGACATGCTCTGA
- a CDS encoding dipeptide ABC transporter ATP-binding protein, translating into MGKDGRFERILSYLLPAGPPNAMLTVENLSIAFHTPEGLRPTVNDMSMEIGAGEIVGLVGESGSGKTLLSLAILGLLPANAVITSGRVTLDGNPVSTLGPEAMRRLRGNRISMVFQDPMASLDPVFTCGDQIMDAILMHENVGRTAARRRALALLERLQLPDPARAMRAYPHELSGGQCQRVMIAIAVACEPDVIIADEPTTALDVTVQKQVLDILRDLNRDVGAAILLITHDLGVVFQVADRVVVMYRGDKVEEASTPEIFARPTSDYTRALIGAMPTIGQRRDRLRTIGDADAPPRPSAARKAAPAADLPPVLRVEGLSKTYRLKAGPFAPAREFRAVGAVSLSIAPRTTLGLVGESGCGKTTLSRLILQMQKADKGEVWFNGEDLTKLDANRLRDVRRDIALVFQNPYASLNPRQTVAEIVSAPLIIHGRANEAGRTTARLIDAVGLPAASLHKYPHAFSGGQRQRIAIARALALNPLLLVCDEAVSALDVSVQAQVINLLKDLQQEFDLTYLFISHDLAVVEHISDTVAVMRAGRIVEYGPADRIFAAPQQAYTRTLLEAVPQMHVAVPSGMPA; encoded by the coding sequence GTGGGAAAGGATGGACGGTTTGAACGTATTCTATCATATCTCCTGCCTGCCGGACCGCCGAACGCCATGCTGACGGTCGAGAATCTTTCGATCGCCTTCCATACCCCGGAGGGCCTGCGCCCCACCGTCAACGACATGTCCATGGAAATCGGGGCCGGCGAGATCGTGGGCCTGGTGGGCGAGAGCGGCTCGGGCAAGACGCTTTTGTCGCTCGCCATCCTGGGCCTTTTGCCGGCCAATGCCGTGATCACCTCCGGGCGCGTCACGCTGGATGGAAATCCGGTCAGCACGCTCGGCCCCGAGGCGATGCGGCGCTTGCGCGGCAACCGCATCTCGATGGTGTTCCAGGATCCCATGGCCTCGCTCGATCCGGTCTTCACCTGCGGCGACCAGATCATGGATGCCATCCTGATGCACGAGAATGTGGGCCGCACGGCCGCGCGGCGGCGCGCTCTCGCGCTGCTGGAGCGGCTGCAACTGCCCGATCCGGCGCGCGCGATGCGCGCCTATCCGCATGAGCTGTCGGGCGGCCAGTGCCAGCGGGTGATGATCGCCATCGCGGTCGCCTGCGAGCCCGATGTCATCATCGCCGACGAGCCCACCACCGCGCTGGACGTGACGGTGCAGAAACAGGTGCTCGACATCCTGCGCGATCTCAACCGCGACGTGGGCGCCGCGATCCTGCTGATCACCCATGACCTTGGCGTCGTCTTCCAGGTCGCCGACCGGGTGGTCGTGATGTATCGGGGCGACAAGGTCGAGGAGGCCTCGACGCCCGAGATTTTCGCGCGGCCGACCAGCGATTACACCCGTGCGCTGATCGGCGCCATGCCGACGATCGGCCAGCGCCGCGACCGGCTGCGGACCATCGGCGACGCGGATGCGCCGCCGCGTCCATCGGCGGCGCGCAAGGCCGCGCCCGCCGCCGACCTGCCGCCGGTGCTGCGGGTCGAGGGGCTGTCCAAGACCTACCGCCTGAAGGCCGGCCCCTTCGCCCCCGCGCGCGAGTTCCGGGCCGTCGGTGCCGTCAGCCTGTCGATCGCACCGCGCACGACGCTGGGCCTCGTGGGGGAATCGGGCTGCGGCAAGACCACGCTGTCGCGGCTGATCCTGCAGATGCAGAAGGCCGACAAGGGGGAGGTCTGGTTCAACGGCGAGGATCTGACGAAACTGGACGCCAACCGACTTCGCGATGTGCGCCGCGATATCGCGCTGGTGTTCCAGAACCCCTATGCCTCGCTCAATCCTCGCCAGACGGTGGCCGAGATCGTCTCCGCGCCGCTGATCATCCACGGCCGCGCGAACGAAGCGGGCAGGACCACCGCACGGCTGATCGATGCGGTGGGCCTGCCCGCCGCGTCGCTGCACAAATATCCGCATGCCTTTTCCGGTGGCCAGCGCCAGCGGATCGCCATCGCCCGTGCGCTTGCGCTGAACCCGCTGCTGCTGGTCTGCGACGAGGCGGTGTCGGCGCTGGATGTCTCGGTGCAGGCGCAGGTGATCAACCTCCTGAAGGATCTGCAGCAAGAGTTCGACCTGACCTATCTGTTCATCTCGCACGATCTCGCCGTGGTCGAGCACATCTCGGACACCGTCGCCGTCATGCGCGCCGGCCGGATCGTGGAATACGGGCCCGCGGACCGGATCTTCGCCGCGCCGCAGC